GCTGAACCAGATTGACCATGTCCTGCGCGGCCTGGAGAGACGTGTTCAGGACGGCGGGCGTGGTCGCGGCCGGGAAGCCCTTGCCGAGCATGTCTTCGGGGCTGTTGTTCAGCAGCAGGAGCTTGCGCTGCAGCACCGTGTCCGAGAGGGTCGCCTTGAAGGGCGTATCGCCGTCCAGGAAGATGCTGCACAGGGTCGTACGCCGGGTGTCGACCCTGCTGTACCAGTAGCGCAGCGGCTCGGTGTCCGTACGTGCGTCCAGGAGGTTGATGCGCGTCAGGGGATTCAGGTTGCGCGCCTCCCGCAGGTCGAAAAGGGTGGTCTGGGTGCAGCCGAACATGATCAGGTCCGTCTCGGTCATGCCGCTCCCGAGCTTGACCCGGTAACGGTCCTTGCCCGTGGCCGCCTTGTCGATGGCCCAGGCGGCCGTGTTGGCGCCGGGTTCGAAGCGGTAGCCTTCGATGATGGCCTTGCCGAAGGAATGCTTCTTGTCGGCCAGGCCTGCAAGTTTGAAACGTCCCAGGCTGTCCACCCAGGTCAGGGCGTAATGCTGGTCCTGATAGATCTGCAGCAGGGCGCCCTCGGCCTCCTGTTCCGGGAAGAGTTCGCCCTGACGCAGGAAATTGGCGCGCCCGGACAGGGTGGCGAAGCCCTTTGCGGCCTTCTGGGATGGTTCCGGCAGGTCGGCGCCGTCAAGGGCCCGGATCATGGAGACGACCATGTCTGCCTGCTGCTGGGCCCTGACCCTGTCCACGTGCTCCAGGGTGTCGTATGGGGTGCCCCAGGCCGGGCGCATGTCGTTCAGGGTGGCCAGGGTGAATCCGGGCATACCGGCCAGGGCCAGGACCTCGCCGCCCATGGGCGGCTGGTCTGGAAAATTGTTGAACCATGTCTTGCGCCCGACGCCGCCGAGAAGATCGCGGTACGCCACGTCGCCATCCCGGGTCGCGTTTTTCAGGACAGGGCGGATGTTGGCGAAGCTTTTGGTGCGGTTCACCCTCGGGGTCAGTTGGAAGAGCCAGCCGTCATCCACGCTGCCCACGCCGTTGCCGTGGGAGGAAAGGTGCAGGGACACGGCCGCGGCCATGCGCCTGCCGTCCACGGCCTCCTTGAGAGCCAGGGCGGAGCGCAGGGCGCCCAGACGGTCCGCGATGTCCGCGGCCATGCGCCGGGAGCGCTTCAGGGCCGAGGGCACAAAGGCACGCACGGCCTCCAGGCCGTCGTCCCCGAGCCCGGCAAAGGATGCTTCCCAGCCCACCTTGCGCAGCAGGAGCTTGCGCGCGGCCATCTCCCTGATCCGGACGGCGTTGGCCTCCTGGTCCTTGCGTGCCAGGCGCAGGTCCACGTTCAGTCGTTCGACCTCGTTGCGGATCTCTGTCTGGATGGCCTTGATGATCAGGTCGTTTTCGCGGGCGTCGTCCGCATGAAGCCTGCCCGCCTCCAGGAGGGCTGACGTGTCCCGCGCGTCCGCATCCTTTGTCTCCATATCCCCGAGTTCAGCGGCGATGTCCTTGTCCTTGGCAAAGAGGGCCCACACGGCCTCGCGCAGGCCCGTCAGGGCGTTGCCGTGAGCCGAGGAGGCCATGAGCAGCACGGGGCGGCGGGGAGGAGCCTCCTGAAAGGTTTCGGCCAGGTGCAGCAGGGTGGCCAGGGACACGGCCTCGTCGGCTCCCGGGGCATGGCCCGGAACGTAGCGGCCGCCGTCGAGGAAAGCCTCCACCATGAGAATTTCGCCATCCATGGACGGGTCCTGCCCGGGCACGAGGCACCACAAGTTGGCCGAGCGTCCCTTGGCCCACTCGGCGCGGCAGTCCAGCGTCGCCGTCAGGCCGTTGGCTTCTTCCGGGGGGCCGAGCAAAGTCCGGAATTCGTCCGCGGGAATCCAGAACCGGGGGAAGTCCACGGGCGCGAGCTCCTCCTTGTCCCGGAACCGGAGTCGCGGCGCGATGTCCCCGCCCCGGTCCAGGTAGACGAGGGCGCGGGCTCCGAGGTTGGCTGCGTGCTGCCAGCCCTGGCCTGAGTCGAGGTTCATGAGCACTATGTTCCCGGCCACATCCTTGCCGTCAAAATCCTCCAGGCGGCCGTCGCCCACATGCACGAGACCGGCCCGGTGAGGCACGGCCAGACTCTCCGGGGCCATGGCGTTGGCGAAGAGGGGGCGGACGGGCAGCATCCTGCCGTCCACGGTCAGGGACGCAGAATGGAAGACGCGCACAGGCGTGAGGAATTCCTGTCGGCCCGTGGTCGCGCCCAGTCGCTCTTCCAGAGACTCGAAGACCTGGCGGACATGTTCGGCCGTCTGCGCCTCGCCGGCCGTGCCCACGGCGCGGTCCGGGATGGACGCCAGGGCGCGAAGATGCTCCTCGACCCCGCCCAGGGCCGGGCCGCAGGCCAGCACGAGGCAGACCAGGGCAAGGATGAGCCTACGCAAAATCATGGCGCTCCTGGATGGTCCCAAGCGAGATGTTCAGTTCATCGCGGTTCTCGATTTTATCGATGCGCCCGTCGCGGATCCAGACCACGCGGTCGGACACGTTGAGCATCTTGAAGTCGTGGGTGGCGGAGATGATGGTCACGCCGCGCTCCCGGCTCATCTTCTGCAGCAGGTCGATGATCTCCCCGCCCGTGGACGAGTCCAGGTTGCCCGTGGGCTCATCGGCCAGGATGATGGCCGGGTCGTTGGCCAAGGCGCGGGCGATGGCCACGCGCTGCTGCTGGCCGCCCGACAGCTCGGCCGGCTTGTGCAGGAATCGCTCCCCGAGGCCCACCAGGTCCAGCAGGCCGCGGCCTTTTTCCACGGCGTGGTCGCTCTGCATGCCGGCGAAGATCATGGGCAGGGTCACGTTCTCCAGGGCGCTCATGACCGGGATGAGGTTGAAGGTCTGGAAGATGTACCCGATCTTGCGGTTCCTGAGCCAGGCCAGCTCGTAGGCGTCCAGCTGGGAGATGTCGACCTCGTCAATGAACACGCGGCCGCTTGTGGGCTTGTCCAGGCCGCCGATCATGTTGAACAGCGTGCTCTTGCCCGATCCCGACGGTCCCATGATGGACAGGTATTCCCCGGCCGCGACCTCGAGGTCCACACCCTTGAGGACCTGCACCGGCATCTTGCCCAGGGCGAAGGTCTTGGTCACGCCGACCACGCGGACGATGTTGTGCTTGTCCATCAATGTTCTGCCCTCATGACGATGATGGGTTGAAGCCTGGCGGCGAGATAGGCCGGGTAGAGGACGCCCAGCAGGGACAGCCCCACGCCCGTTGCCCACGCCTTGCCCGCCTGGGCCAGGAGCGGCGTGAGGCTCATGCCCGCGAAGTCCAGGCCGGGATAGTTCAGCAGAGACACGCCAAGGGACGCGGCGAGGCCAAGCAACGCTCCGGCCCCGGAACCCAGGACGCCCATGATGAGCGCCTCCAGCATGAAGAGGCGCAGGATGATGCGGTCCAGGGCCCCCAGGCATTTCATGATGCCGATCTCGCGGAAGCGTTCGGTCACGGACATGAGTTGGGCATTGACGATGCCGACGGTGCAGACCAGCAGGGACAGGGCGATGAGCCAGAGCTCCTTGGGTCCGGTGGTCAGGCCGCCCCCGGCCGCGTCCACTGTGTAGCCGGCAGCGGTCAGCAGGGTCTCGGCCCCTTTGCCGTGCAGCCGGAAAAGTTCACGGGCAATGGCCGAACCTGTCAGGGTGTAGCCCAGGAAAGCGATGGCCAGGACCAGGCTGAAGGCCGTGACCAGGGAGCGGAAGAACCGGATTCGCAGGCTGTTCACGGCCATGGCCACGGACTTGTTCCAGGGCAGCACGATCTGTCGCGATATGGCCTTGCCGCGCGGGAGGCGCGTGGGTTCGTTCATGGACTTCCTCGTCGTGAGCAGAGCCTTGTCGTAGTTGATAACTGTTCCTGTCTTGTGAAGATCCCTATCCCGGATGAAGCGCAAAAATCAAGGAATATCGGGAAATTTCACCAAGAAGACGCACTGCGTTCGGAGGCCAGGCGGCGGATGATGCCAGCGCTCTCCCTGTCGCCGTCCAGGCGCAGCGGTCTTGCCGGAGCGTGCTCCCTGCGCAGGGCGTCTTCCATGATTCCGGCCAGCCGGTTCGGTTCCAGATCCGCGTCTTCCAGCAACCCCACGTGGCCCAGTGCCGAGAGGGCCGCAAGGCGCATGCGCTGCTCGCGATCGTGGCCGTACGGATGCATGAGTCCACGCGCGCCGCAGGCCAGGAGGTTCATGGTCGTGTTGTAGCCGCCGCGGCTGACCGAGAGGTCGCAGGCCAGGACATGGTCGGGAAAACGGGGGGTGAACTCGCGGACCGTGGCGTCGGGATGGGCCCGGCTGCGGTCCTCCAGGCGTTGCCGCTCCTCAATGGGGGCGTTCGGGCCCGTGAACATGAGGAGTTTGTGGGGGAAATGGGCGCCAAGCTGGATGGAGGCCTCCATGATGGGGTCCAGGAGGTCGCGGATGATGGTCCCGCTACCTGCGCTGGCCAGGATGACGGTCCCGTCAGGGGGCAGCCCCAGGGACTCCCGCGCGGCGGCCTTGTCCGGGAGGGACGGCCCTTCGGCCACGTAGCCCGTGTACCAGACGGGGCAGGTGATGTCGGCCACGCGCGAGAAGGTCCGGTCCAGCCTGATGAGGTCCGGGTCGGAGTGGACCAGGACTCCATCGAACCAGGGATTGAGCCAGCCGAGCACCCGTTTTTCGAATTTGGCCTGATCCTTCTTTTCCACGAGAATGTCGCGCACGCTGCACAGGATCTTGGCCGGACGCGGACGGCGGCGGTTGCATTCGAACAGCGGCAGCAGTTCCCGGGCAAAGACCCGGCGGCCGAAGGGGAACATCTCGACGAGCACCACGTCGGGCTCAAGGTCGCGGAAAAGGTCCAGGAGCATGGCCTCCCGCTCCCGCCACGTGTCTTCGAGCTCGCCGACCACGGCCAGGACGCTGCCGTAGTTTTCGTCCATGCGGATGGCGGGCATGGCATGATGGCGCACGTTGTCCGGCATGGGAATGGGCACGCCCGCCCCGCCCGTGACCAGGTCCACGGTCAGGGGGGCCAGGGCCCGGTCGATGGCCATGCTGCGAAAGAGATGGCCGATGCCGAAGACGTATTGCGTGTAGTGCAGGATTTTCATGAAAGTCTCACATTGGTGTGGAGGACACGAAGTTCCCCGCCGTCCAGGAGCAGCAGGTGCAGGGCCCGCTTGGCCACGTTGGCCGAAGCGTTCGGCAGGAAGGGGGAGCCCAGGAGATGGTTCAGGATGATCTTGATGACGCCAAGGTGGGTGACCATGAGGATGCGCTTCCCGTCGCGGTCGCGGGCAGTTTCCGTGACGGCGGCGAGAGCCCTCTTGAGGACTTCTCGGCGGCTCTCGCCACCTGGCGGGGTGAAATCCCATCCCCGGGCCTCCTGAGTCTCGATCAGGCCGGGATGGTCCCGTCGCAGGCCTGCCACGGTGCGGCCCGTCCATGCCCCCCAGTCCTGCTCGCGCAGGCCCGGGACGATTTCGGAAGTGCACTCCGGAAAGAGAAGCCGTGCCGTTTCCCGGGCTCGCTGCAGGGGGCTGGTCGCGGCGTAATCCCACGGCCCGTGGGCGGTCAGGGTCTCCCGCCAGGAGCGTGGGTCGAAGCCGGGGTCCAGGGGCGTGTCGGTCATACCCTGGATGCGCTTCTCGCGGTTCCAGACCGTGGGGCCGTGGCGCAGCAGGCCAATGACGTTCATGAGCGCCTCCCGGCGCAGATCTTTTCCATGACGACCAGCATTTCCCGGTAGTTGGCGGCGATGTCGTGAACACGCAGCACGCG
The window above is part of the Deltaproteobacteria bacterium HGW-Deltaproteobacteria-18 genome. Proteins encoded here:
- a CDS encoding histidine phosphatase family protein, which gives rise to MNVIGLLRHGPTVWNREKRIQGMTDTPLDPGFDPRSWRETLTAHGPWDYAATSPLQRARETARLLFPECTSEIVPGLREQDWGAWTGRTVAGLRRDHPGLIETQEARGWDFTPPGGESRREVLKRALAAVTETARDRDGKRILMVTHLGVIKIILNHLLGSPFLPNASANVAKRALHLLLLDGGELRVLHTNVRLS
- a CDS encoding ABC transporter — encoded protein: MMDKHNIVRVVGVTKTFALGKMPVQVLKGVDLEVAAGEYLSIMGPSGSGKSTLFNMIGGLDKPTSGRVFIDEVDISQLDAYELAWLRNRKIGYIFQTFNLIPVMSALENVTLPMIFAGMQSDHAVEKGRGLLDLVGLGERFLHKPAELSGGQQQRVAIARALANDPAIILADEPTGNLDSSTGGEIIDLLQKMSRERGVTIISATHDFKMLNVSDRVVWIRDGRIDKIENRDELNISLGTIQERHDFA
- a CDS encoding peptide ABC transporter permease, whose protein sequence is MILRRLILALVCLVLACGPALGGVEEHLRALASIPDRAVGTAGEAQTAEHVRQVFESLEERLGATTGRQEFLTPVRVFHSASLTVDGRMLPVRPLFANAMAPESLAVPHRAGLVHVGDGRLEDFDGKDVAGNIVLMNLDSGQGWQHAANLGARALVYLDRGGDIAPRLRFRDKEELAPVDFPRFWIPADEFRTLLGPPEEANGLTATLDCRAEWAKGRSANLWCLVPGQDPSMDGEILMVEAFLDGGRYVPGHAPGADEAVSLATLLHLAETFQEAPPRRPVLLMASSAHGNALTGLREAVWALFAKDKDIAAELGDMETKDADARDTSALLEAGRLHADDARENDLIIKAIQTEIRNEVERLNVDLRLARKDQEANAVRIREMAARKLLLRKVGWEASFAGLGDDGLEAVRAFVPSALKRSRRMAADIADRLGALRSALALKEAVDGRRMAAAVSLHLSSHGNGVGSVDDGWLFQLTPRVNRTKSFANIRPVLKNATRDGDVAYRDLLGGVGRKTWFNNFPDQPPMGGEVLALAGMPGFTLATLNDMRPAWGTPYDTLEHVDRVRAQQQADMVVSMIRALDGADLPEPSQKAAKGFATLSGRANFLRQGELFPEQEAEGALLQIYQDQHYALTWVDSLGRFKLAGLADKKHSFGKAIIEGYRFEPGANTAAWAIDKAATGKDRYRVKLGSGMTETDLIMFGCTQTTLFDLREARNLNPLTRINLLDARTDTEPLRYWYSRVDTRRTTLCSIFLDGDTPFKATLSDTVLQRKLLLLNNSPEDMLGKGFPAATTPAVLNTSLQAAQDMVNLVQPRVENLESHSIVNQRVRLLLSQARDHLQRAEEARDNLMHSVADRNARACLSLISRVYNDVEGTQKDVLGGVLFYIALFVPFAYCLERLLFAHVSINKRIASFLALLCAVIAIVYSVHPAFELTYSPLVVVLAFFILGLSILVSLILFTRFEQEMKNLQRRAMVSRDQAISLWGAFVAAFSIGVTNLRRRKVRTGLTCATLIILTYTLLNFTTVKHSLDQGAVRFQPSSPYHGVMLKALEWRSLPNELDREIVRPGEAVPARRVWWETADRTRPPAIVVAFGDREAEAAGLVGLDPGEATLAAGRTVMVQGDWIDDSEGRQVLLSESVARELGITELEAGTEVRIWGIPFAVRGIFDGDSHDKALDLDGEPLTTVIYPNEVSSDMSEAEAEAAESGQDIATMSSRYQHVPGSRTLIVPATTLLRAGGVLKSLALPSAPGLDHHNLSASLADRYQLLLFHGEGENTWLHYSSSTLSYGGMGNVLIPSVIAILIVLNTMVGSVVERKREIAVYTSVGLAPPHVSSLFIAEALAFGIISAVTGYLAAQVAAHFLAGTPIWAGMTANYSSLAGVGAMITVMAVVLLSVIYPSRVAAHIAIPDVTRTWKLPPPEGSTLVVTLPFLIKLHEQECAGGFLAEYYLAHADISHGLFSTDDLEVEYACPVGLRAEDHPECFDISFRAWLAPFDFGIRQRVSIISCPSPDYPGFLEMRATLTREAGERNAWLRLCRTFLNDLRKQLLIWRSLGDPEKEKFERFMQERMNTEGGAA